A part of Arachis hypogaea cultivar Tifrunner chromosome 12, arahy.Tifrunner.gnm2.J5K5, whole genome shotgun sequence genomic DNA contains:
- the LOC112728613 gene encoding putative disease resistance RPP13-like protein 1 translates to MAAKLQGRAYLSSFADAVLNKLSSLDINSTPNARKLADQKLLQKLRKSLRATRPVLDDAEQKQIRDQEVKKWLVDLQDALYLADDLLDELSTKAATATPTQRDPGNFSSQCHSAVNSMVEYIDDDEMERFAEDLEDISWRIQSSLVESSDIYGRDSDKEAIVEWLLDNTCNDKLSVISIEGIGGIGKTTLAQWVYNDARMKEKFAIKAWVCVATKFDPVNVTKAIIEDITSSPCNMVNLNSLQTELKEKLTDKTFLIVLDDVWDNQQNLWDNFLKSFLCGNKGSKILLTSRNKNVDSVVSTTNRHYSLHILSPNDCWSMFLKHSSLSTNSTQYTTLEQIGRKIVKKSKGLPLAVKTLGGLLRNKYNEGDWENILESEIWELSEDDSKIVPALRVSYHYLPSHLKRCFVYCSLYPEDHQFGKDELMLLWMAEDLLQPMGNNTLENIGCAYFDELVARSFFQPSSTDINLFVMHDLMHDLATSFAGEFHFKVKEIGIPQKIFSKTRHLSYTENLGDLVSRIIGEAYNGAMHMRTFLQCHFRSICGESDLLLLLQLRCLRVLSFKGFNILSLPDSIGELIHLRYLDLTFTPVVRLPESLCKLYNLQTLKLKRCYKLEKLPSNMQDLVNLRHLDIEGASCLKEMPKRMSKLKHCRKA, encoded by the exons ATGGCTGCAAAACTTCAGGGTAGAGCTTATCTATCTTCCTTTGCTGATGCTGTTTTGAACAAGCTCTCTTCACTTGATATCAACTCAACCCCAAATGCAAGGAAGTTAGCTGACCAGAAGTTGCTTCAAAAGCTGCGGAAGAGTCTCCGTGCCACTCGACCTGTGCTCGATGATGCTGAGCAGAAGCAGATCAGAGACCAAGAAGTGAAGAAATGGCTTGTTGATCTCCAAGATGCTCTCTATTTGGCTGATGATCTTCTGGATGAACTCTCCACTAAAGCTGCCACTGCCACCCCCACCCAAAGGGATCCAGGTAACTTTTCTTCCCAGTGTCACTCTGCTGTTAATTCAATGGTCGAATATATCGATGATGATGAGATGGAG AGATTTGCTGAAGATCTAGAGGACATATCATGGAGAATTCAGTCATCTCTGGTTGAATCTTCTGATATTTATGGCAGGGACAGTGACAAGGAGGCCATAGTTGAGTGGTTGTTAGATAATACTTGCAATGATAAACTGTCTGTGATCTCTATAGAAGGCATTGGTGGAATCGGAAAAACTACTTTGGCTCAGTGGGTTTACAATGATGCCAGAATGAAGGAAAAGTTTGCCATTAAAGCATGGGTGTGTGTTGCTACAAAATTTGATCCTGTTAATGTTACAAAGGCTATAATAGAGGACATAACCTCTTCTCCTTGTAATATGGTTAACTTGAATTCACTTCAAACTGAATTGAAGGAAAAGTTAACAGACAAGACATTCTTAATTGTCTTGGATGATGTTTGGGACAATCAGCAAAATTTGTGGGACAATTTTTTAAAGTCTTTTTTGTGTGGGAATAAAGGAAGTAAAATTCTTTTAACTTCTCGTAATAAAAATGTTGATTCTGTAGTGTCAACTACTAATCGACATTACTCACTACACATATTGTCTCCCAATGATTGCTGGTCAATGTTTTTGAAACATTCATCTCTTTCTACTAATTCTACACAATATACAACTCTAGAACAAATTGGtagaaaaattgttaaaaaaagtaAGGGGTTACCTTTGGCTGTGAAGACACTGGGGGGTTTATTGCGCAATAAGTATAATGAAGGAGATTGGGAGAATATATTAGAAAGTGAAATTTGGGAACTTTCAGAAGATGATAGTAAGATTGTTCCTGCATTAAGAGTTAGTTATCACTACCTCCCTTCACATTTAAAGCGGTGCTTTGTTTATTGCTCATTATATCCTGAGGATCATCAATTTGGCAAAGATGAATTAATGTTGCTATGGATGGCTGAAGATCTTTTACAACCAATGGGAAACAACACATTAGAAAATATTGGTTGTGCGTATTTTGATGAATTAGTTGCAAGATCATTTTTTCAACCGTCTAGTACTGATATTAACTTATTcgtaatgcatgatctcatgcatGATCTAGCAACATCTTTCGCTGGGGAATTCCATTTCAAAGTCAAAGAAATTGGAATCCCACAAAAGATTTTCAGCAAAACTCGTCATTTGTCATATACTGAAAATCTTGGCGATCTAGTCTCAAGAATAATTGGAGAGGCTTATAATGGAGCAATGCATATGAGAACATTTCTACAATGTCATTTTCGTTCAATCTGTGGTGAAAGTGATTTGCTGTTGCTGCTGCAATTGAGATGCCTAAGAGTTTTATCATTTAAAGGCTTTAATATTCTATCATTACCTGATTCCATAGGAGAATTAATCCATTTGCGTTATTTAGATCTCACTTTTACACCTGTTGTGAGATTGCCTGAGTCATTGTGTAAATTATACAATCTCCAAACCTTGAAGTTGAAGAGATGTTATAAATTAGAGAAGCTTCCCAGCAACATGCAAGATCTTGTGAACTTGCGCCACCTTGATATTGAAGGAGCTTCGTGTTTGAAAGAGATGCCAAAGAGAATGAGTAAGTTAAAACATTGTCGGAAAGCATGA
- the LOC112728614 gene encoding anaphase-promoting complex subunit 4, which translates to METEESCRVVPFQLQFDKPLPSHVTMAEWNPEKDLLAMVTHDSKILLHRFNWQRLWTISPGKSITSLCWRPDGKAIAVGLDDGTLSLHDVENGKLLRSLKSHCSAIICLNWEEDNHLVRDDCSHTSKYEDRTSRFFPPAPKAPRMPGLVSGDNGFMDDGEESFQELSNSSLQRFNILCSGDKDGNICFSIFGIFPISKINIYDLTFPLSREGAETTYKLLNASIHKVALSKDLCRLIVMCSGDLVVVGDELKDVHLAGHNEHGLHCLALKTSIFCDRKNELHQVAQQASSIEDLTEVVRTSLSVMCRQWSDAMHTFQEKFSSLSTLIIDHGIDSSPQEEFLSLLGGARTSPPVHQFLVNTLSEVGVKRISKVICGAGKELQSIVLDHLQPAAEVIGFRMGELRGLSRWRARYHGIGLDESLVNNATEKAGMLLVQVERFMRVLSSVLQQYANFFNWLFKCIKLLMSEPSDQLLPYNSELIVIFLKFLYEQDPVKQLLEISDADYDIEIDVETMQRIRELVQFGGFSDTEYLRRTLAKEFQQMEISFREAFEMPFITVSRKILCEDFLPLCPLPSLSKAPSSMRIPTSVSYYEDSSKASLSHYTCQKQYIDYVSLQVPNESFSDIANCVCIVRGFMYDSHRLKNGYSSLEAVLLYIPADYQCVDLSLYKDSQIVMLLNRATKRSESAVDGCMMIMHASDLPYVSISRSACTDNWTLQELKDSVAHLNIGDEKARTIPHSVTAPLAVSASRGVACVFAARKRALVYILEEDEDEVSDAE; encoded by the exons ATGGAAACGGAGGAGTCATGTCGCGTGGTTCCCTTTCAGCTCCAGTTCGATAAACCCCTCCCTTCTCACGTTACAATGGCGGAGTGGAATCCCGAGAAGGACCTCCTCGCCATGGTTACCCACGACTCCAAGATCTTGCTCCACCGTTTCAATTGGCAGCGCCTTTGGACCATTTCCCCGGGAAAGTCCATAACCTCCCTCTGTTGGCGTCCTGACGGCAAAGCCATAGCTGTTGGACTTGACGATGGAACTTTGTCACTCCATGATGTTGAA AATGGAAAGTTGTTAAGAAGCTTAAAATCGCATTGTTCTGCTATTATATGTCTCAACTGGGAGGAGGACAATCACCTAGTTAGG GACGACTGCAGTCACACTTCAAAATACGAAGATAGAACCTCGCGTTTCTTTCCTCCTGCTCCAAAAGCTCCTCGGATGCCTGGACTAGTATCAGGAGATAACGGCTTCATGGATGATGGTGAAGAATCATTTCAGGAGTTATCAAATTCTTCTCTCCAGCGTTTCAACATTCTATGCAGTGGTGATAAAGACGGAAATATTTGTTTTAGCATATTTGGTATATTCCCTATATCGAAAATT AACATATATGATCTTACTTTTCCACTTTCCCGCGAGGGTGCAGAAACTACTTACAAACTTTTAAATGCTTCTATACACAAG GTGGCCTTATCAAAAGATCTTTGTAGATTGATAGTCATGTGCTCAGGAGACCTTGTTGTGGTTGGTGATGAATTGAAGGATGTTCACTTGGCTGGGCACAATGAGCATGGCCTGCATTGCCTAGCACTTAAAACATCTATATTCTGTGACAG GAAAAATGAGCTTCATCAAGTAGCTCAACAGGCTTCTAGCATTGAGGATTTGACTGAGGTTGTCCGAACATCATTATCAGTCATGTGTAGGCAATGGTCTGATGCGATGCACACATTTCAGGAGAAGTTCAGCTCTTTGTCTACTCTGATTATAGATCATG GAATTGATTCCTCTCCTCAAGAGGAGTTTCTGAGTCTTTTGGGTGGTGCAAGGACTAGTCCACCAGTTCATCAATTCCTTGTTAACACTCTTAGTGAAGTG GGTGTCAAGCGCATTTCGAAGGTTATCTGTGGTGCTGGCAAAGAACTCCAAAGTATTGTCTTGGACCACCTCCAG cCTGCTGCGGAAGTCATTGGATTCAGAATGGGAGAACTAAGAGGGCTTTCAAGATGGCGTGCACGTTATCATGGCATTGGCTTGGATGAGTCACTTGTTAACAACGCAACAGAAAAGGCTGGTATGCTACTTGTTCAAGTTGAACGATTTATGAGGGTTCTTTCATCTGTCTTGCAGCAG TATGCAAATTTCTTCAACTGGCTCTTTAAATGTATAAAATTGCTCATGTCAGAACCAAGTGACCAGCTTCTACCATATAACAG CGAACTTATTGTTATATTCCTGAAGTTTTTATATGAACAAGATCCAGTTAAACAATTGCTGGAAATATCAGATGCAGACTATGATATCGAAATTGATGT GGAAACAATGCAAAGAATTCGGGAATTAGTTCAGTTTGGAGGATTTTCTGACACTGAATATCTAAGAAGAACATTGGCAAAAGAATTCCAGCAGATGGAAATAAG CTTCAGAGAGGCTTTTGAAATGCCTTTTATTACGGTCTCAAGAAAAATATTATGCGAGGATTTTCTGCCGTTGTGTCCTCTTCCTTCTCTATCAAAAGCACCTTCATCCATGAGAATTCCCACTTCAGTATCATATTATGAG GATTCCTCTAAAGCTTCTTTGTCACATTACACCTGTCAAAAGCAATATATTGATTATGTATCTCTCCAAGTACCGAACGAGTCTTTCTCAGATATTGCAAATTGTGTATGCATTGTCAGAGGATTTATGTACGACTCACACCGTCTAAAGAACGGCTATAGTTCTTTGGAAGCTGTGCTGTTATATATTCCTGCTGATTATCAATGTGTGGATCTGTCTTTGTATAAG GATAGTCAAATTGTCATGCTACTAAACAGAGCTACAAAGAGATCAGAAAGCGCTGTAGATGGCTGTATGATGATTATGCACGCAAGTGATCTACCATATGTCTCTATATCAAGATCTGCTTGTACAGACAACTGGACATTGCAAGAACTGAAG GATTCTGTGGCCCACTTGAACATAGGGGACGAGAAAGCCCGCACCATTCCGCATTCTGTAACTGCTCCCTTGGCAGTTAGTG CATCAAGAGGCGTGGCTTGTGTATTTGCTGCGAGAAAGCGTGCCCTGGTCTACATTTTGGAGGAAGATGAGGATGAAGTCTCAGATGCAGAATAA
- the LOC140176901 gene encoding putative disease resistance RPP13-like protein 1, which translates to MAMVIMLIVESERDILDKLQPHRNLKELLIDGYRGEIFPNWLGLGLSCCSNITKLSVVRCKNCCELPSLGQLLSLQELIICELDGLERIGCEFYKNDKSIQQETPFQALRRLLLGGMHRWREWRVPDEFDCFPKLERLLIVDCPVLTGDLPAYLPALEELVIGGCEELACSLPRAPKLRQLLVTGDYLPDSLQYLQIAMCPKLTFSEQLQHKSLMEILVYKCDSLTSFALGALPSLRVLQISECPGLVSMPALRLAAPHLEELCVEKCQEMEPFGEDCLPSSLTTLRIYDCQKLERWITSNGLQTEGLIHLFLIEWNEVKSFPREGCLPASLQSLQLYDFANLETLDCKGLQHLTSLQTLAIEDYPKLENITQENLPASIPKLRFEGECPLRRKLEEMNDPRIQFET; encoded by the exons ATGGCGATGGTGATAATGTTGATTGTTGAAAGTGAAAGAGATATACTTGACAAGTTACAACCTCACCGGAACTTGAAAGAGTTGTTAATTGATGGTTATAGGGGTGAAATATTCCCCAATTGGTTAGGCCTAGGCCTTTCTTGCTGCTCCAATATTACAAAATTGAGTGTGGTTCGTTGTAAAAACTGTTGTGAGCTCCCTTCACTGGGACAGTTACTATCTCTGCAGGAACTGATTATTTGTGAACTTGATGGGCTGGAGAGAATTGGTTGCGAGTTTTACAAGAACGATAAATCAATTCAGCAGGAGACACCCTTCCAAGCTCTTCGAAGACTGTTGCTTGGTGGAATGCACCGGTGGCGAGAGTGGCGTGTTCCTGATGAGTTTGATTGTTTTCCTAAGCTTGAAAGGCTTTTGATAGTAGACTGTCCGGTGTTAACCGGAGATCTGCCAGCTTACCTTCCAGCTCTGGAGGAACTTGTCATTGGTGGATGCGAAGAGCTCGCATGTTCACTGCCGAGAGCTCCCAAGCTTCGCCAATTACTTGTAACGG GAGATTATTTGCCTGATTCATTACAATATCTGCAAATCGCTATGTGTCCAAAATTAACATTCTCAGAGCAACTGCAACACAAGTCGCTAATGGAGATACTTGTGTACAAGTGTGATTCACTGACGTCATTTGCATTGGGGGCCCTTCCAAGTCTCCGTGTCTTACAAATCTCAGAGTGCCCCGGTTTAGTATCCATGCCAGCGCTAAGGCTGGCTGCGCCCCACCTAGAGGAGCTGTGTGTAGAGAAATGCCAAGAAATGGAACCTTTTGGAGAGGACTGCCTGCCATCAAGCTTGACAACTCTTAGGATCTATGATTGCCAGAAACTAGAGAGGTGGATAACATCAAACGGTTTGCAGACTGAAGGCCTTATCCATCTTTTCCTTATAGAGTGGAATGAAGTTAAGTCGTTCCCAAGAGAGGGCTGCCTTCCTGCTTCCCTTCAGTCTCTACAACTGTATGACTTTGCAAATCTGGAGACGCTAGACTGCAAGGGCCTTCAGCATCTCACCTCCCTTCAAACATTAGCAATTGAAGACTATCCAAAGCTGGAGAATATCACACAAGAAAACCTGCCTGCCTCCATACCAAAACTCAGATTTGAGGGAGAATGTCCTTTGAGGCGTAAGCTGGAAGAGATGAATGATCCACGGATTCAGTTTGAAACTTAG